Genomic DNA from Porites lutea chromosome 4, jaPorLute2.1, whole genome shotgun sequence:
GCTTACCATCTTCTTCATCGTTCTTGATGCCATGGGGTTTCTCTGTCAGCATTTCTTTTACGTCCTTGAGGTACGGCACGACTTCGGCTTCCTTCAGTTTTTCAATTTCATCATCGAGCCGTAGAGCAACACGTTTCGCcacaaacaattttgtttttccctcaTATTCAACTTTGAAGAACTTGGCCATTCGCTCGAGTGAGCTCCAGTCCGCGGCATAGATGCTAGACTGTAATTCCAATTGAAGATCTTCTGCCATCATCGGCAAGGCCTCAGTTCCGATGTTTCCGATTGACAATGGCGGGCAGTGGAAGCACGTGGTCAAAGCGATGAGAGACACAAATATGCTCAAAAACATACCAAAATCGATCGCCAGAAACGTTCCATCCAGTGTTTCATCTTCGTCGGGTTACAAGTCCTGGCAGGGTCGCCAATTTTGTTAGACTACACGCCTAAATCAACCACAAATTACTCCAAACTTCTAACTCTTTTAATACGTGTCGGTGGCGTTTTCCGCCATCTTGCGATTACATCATCTTGGCTAGAGCCAGTCCTTTTCGATATTATTCTAACTAGTTCCAGTTCTCTACATACAGTCACAGGAAGCAAAAAATACCaataaccctaaccctgacaCTAGCATCCCCACACTAAGGTCACCAGACTGGGAACCTGATCTAAGCCTTCCATCACCACACCCTTCATTCTAAGTCTAAGATAACAGGTACCAAGAGGCTATGCCCTACTACCAGATAAGGTCCTCCACACCACACCAGCAATATCAGGTTCTCTAACAAGGCCATGATATCCAAAGTCAGAGGTGGATCTAGGGGAGCAGTGGGGGTGGCTACCAGGGCCTCCAACTGAGGATCCAGATGAGTAGGGGCCCACTTATTTAATGATCTCAGGGCTGAATCTGTCACTCCCATATAAAGTTATGTAGGGGCCTTGAAAGTGGGTGGGCAGCAGATATGGAAGGAGTTAACATTTGTGAAAGTAAGAGAGTTGGCAATGTCATTTGTTGACCCTGTTCTCGTTTGTCATGCAGGTTTTTTCCAGGGTCACCGTCTCTTAGTTCACAGTTTGAGGACAGACTTTTATCAAGACAATGCTGAGCTAAGCTTATAAtatatcattatcgttatcgttatcgttatcattatcattattgtaaCCACTCACCAAGTGCCAAAGAACTAAAGGCAAAGATGTGACAAATGTTGAGTGCTACCCAGTGTAAAAGAAACTGTACAGCAATAGCTGCCACTAATATATGTCTGCAGAATGAACCTTCCACAAGTTTAATTTCAATGCTGGTGTTGTAAAGTAGCCCAATCGCGCTTGCCAGCAGCAATGTCGTAAAAATGAAGAAAGCGAACAACGTTAATGTAATTTTTCTGTCATTGTTCTCAATCGCTGATAGTGAAGGTAGCACACAAGCAGACCTTTTACGTTTGGCTACCATAAAACAACAAGTAAAAACGAGAAACGAGGAGACGGACGCCAGATTTAACAAAGCCTCTGCAATGTGTTCAGTGTACGTGCTGTGTTCCATTGCCATCTTCTCCTTTTCTGTTTCATTCCTGTAGTTCAAACGACACTTGTCTAACACATCAAAGTACAGCGAATAACATACTTGGTATAAGCAAACAGTGGCTAGTAGTATGCGAGGAATGAAGTTCCACGCTTGATGATTCCATAATCCAACTGAAGAGAAGCAAACTTTGAACACATTCAGGGCCAATTCATTGCTTTTAACAGGCGCCAGAGTTTCTCGACCTTGCCGAAATTTTACGTAAACCGGCTGGGTAGGCACAAGAAGTGGTTTCATTTCTCTATCGTTCGGTTCATTATTAATAATCTCCTCCCTTCCAACGAGGTCTCTCTTTtccattagggaccttaagataggACGACGGGACGAGCTAGGACGGCTACCGGAAGTTAAACCGGAAGTAAATTTACACAACCGGGCATGCGCACGAGAACTCCTGCCTCGCGTGTTTGCCGTCGTGGTCTCGTCGAGGACGCCATTTAGTTTTGCCTTCGTGTCGAGAACGTGAGtattttcatcttcttttgACTTGTAAAACGTTGCACTCGATTCCAATTTCATATATAACGATAAGAATGCTTATTAACATGATATTTTTCGTGTTTGTAATGTAAATGAATTCAAATAggaataaatatttataagtGTATTGACTGTGTATTTGGTTGTGTTTCAGTCGTCATGATGGATGCTCGCGCGAAAACCACAGCGAAGAAAACTAAATCGATGTAAGTAAAGTTGAGCAATTCTGATAGAAATATACTGTTTAAATCAAGTATAGACTGTAAGTTTGGTAGTTGTTTACCTTTTGTCGAGTATCAGTCAGGATTCACAtaaattaagtttactttttattCAAGGATTAATTTTGATTATAATCTTTAGGAAGCCAATGACATGGAGTACTGTTCACGACGAAATGTTATGCCAAGAAATATTGGTTGTCGATCCATTTACTGGAACGAAAAAGGGCACGGTGGCAAGAGGAACTAGGTGGGAAGAGGTCGCcgaaaacttaaacaaaattcaGCAAATTTACTTTAAAGTCGACAAGCGGGCTGTCCGAGATCGTTACAACCTACTTTCAAAAGAGTTGAGAAATAAgttgaaaagagaagaaaaagaaagtggaaTCGAAACTGATATGACAGAAGTTGAAATGGCACTAGAGGAACTGATTGAGAAAGAAGATTCAGCCGAGACCGAGCAGAAAGTTGTTGAGAACCAGAAGAAAGTCAAGGACAGTCAAGACAGGGAAAATGCCGAGAGTGTTCGAAAGAAGGCTATGGAGAGACTGGGGCAAACGCAGAAAAGGAAGGCAGATGAGGGTGAAaacgaaggaaaaaagaagaagaaaagatcGAGCGGTAGTGACACGCTGAACtttctgagagaaaaaaatgaacaggTACAGGAAATGCAAAAACAGGAGTTGGAGTTAAAAAGACAACAGCTGGAGGTCGAGTCAAGGAAGCAAGAAAACTTCATGCAGATGA
This window encodes:
- the LOC140935453 gene encoding uncharacterized protein produces the protein MTWSTVHDEMLCQEILVVDPFTGTKKGTVARGTRWEEVAENLNKIQQIYFKVDKRAVRDRYNLLSKELRNKLKREEKESGIETDMTEVEMALEELIEKEDSAETEQKVVENQKKVKDSQDRENAESVRKKAMERLGQTQKRKADEGENEGKKKKKRSSGSDTLNFLREKNEQVQEMQKQELELKRQQLEVESRKQENFMQMMLNQQQQQQRQMQDFQAMMSVQTKQQNDLMIALVSKLIEKK
- the LOC140933360 gene encoding uncharacterized protein, with the protein product MKPLLVPTQPVYVKFRQGRETLAPVKSNELALNVFKVCFSSVGLWNHQAWNFIPRILLATVCLYQVCYSLYFDVLDKCRLNYRNETEKEKMAMEHSTYTEHIAEALLNLASVSSFLVFTCCFMVAKRKRSACVLPSLSAIENNDRKITLTLFAFFIFTTLLLASAIGLLYNTSIEIKLVEGSFCRHILVAAIAVQFLLHWVALNICHIFAFSSLALGTFAKDALRLIQNLQNGTLDDVIRIHEDMCSVVFSTASAYSVWFVLHWFTHGAGIPVAIIFVSRGLELIPVLDRLHVSLYLVCLFYLFLLPSVCAARITNHCLGICEEINHTTADDWNEGHPFKDRHNIALFVSYAKERRPGFKIGKITFNASLAWVSFFFGLTALLFHFF